A single window of [Clostridium] hylemonae DSM 15053 DNA harbors:
- a CDS encoding transglycosylase domain-containing protein, whose amino-acid sequence MNYGKKKASQKQKKITSKSTMQGKRVGVRLFKAFLLCLLVVAVVGVIGGGLFLKKILDNTPDVSPADVQPKGFTTMVYADDDKTEIERFVASGANRIYKKIDEVPKDLQHAFVAIEDERFYNHNGIDLQGIARAAVVGLTSGNFSEGASTITQQLIKNNVFPNFTEEKTFFDRLERKVQEQYLAVAIEKQMDKDTILESYMNTINLGQNCLGVQSAAKRYFNKDVSELTLSESAVIAGITQNPSDYNPITNPELNAKRRDKVLKNMLDQGYIDQAAYDEAKADDVYSRIQTVNNSETDDTPYSYFVDALADQVTQDLIDQLGYTETQAYNAVYSGGLSIYSTQNLDMQKICDEEMNNDSNYPGLKEYGLDYALTVTRADGTVENYSSGHIKQYVKETYGKEQGLLYSSEDEARAMVEEWKATIAKEGDTYDEYINISPQPQASVTVMDQYTGQIKAMVGGRGAKTTSRSLNRAYKGSPRQPGSTFKILAGYAPALDSAGQTLATIIKDEPYTYRDGTPLKNASATHRGDITMREAIQWSVNVCAVKTIEAITPKLGYEYCTEKFGITSLDPQNDVYDTLVLGGLSKGVYNYQLCAAYASIANGGVYNTPTLYTKILDHDGNVLLEGAGESHTALKDSTAALLTSAMETVVESGTGTACRLDNMPVAGKTGTTDSNKDLWFCGFTPYYTCAVWGGYDDGKVNGYDLNFRFRIWRGIMSRIHANLEYKDFEMPNSIEKKTVCTRTGKLAAPGCPTITEYFAKDTAPTESCPGHVDTTPKEDDTDDKDTTDNPDANTQTPTDPNQGGGTQEPTPTPTPPTDPEPTPPVDPPVDPNPPVVDPSTPSTP is encoded by the coding sequence ATGAATTATGGTAAAAAGAAAGCTTCGCAGAAGCAAAAAAAAATAACGTCCAAATCAACCATGCAGGGAAAAAGAGTTGGTGTAAGACTTTTTAAAGCATTTCTGCTCTGCCTGCTTGTTGTGGCAGTCGTCGGCGTCATCGGCGGCGGACTGTTCCTGAAGAAAATATTAGACAACACCCCGGACGTATCCCCGGCTGATGTACAGCCAAAAGGCTTTACGACCATGGTATATGCCGACGACGATAAGACGGAGATCGAACGTTTTGTCGCTTCGGGTGCCAACCGTATATATAAGAAAATAGACGAAGTGCCGAAGGATCTGCAGCATGCCTTTGTAGCGATCGAGGACGAGCGTTTCTACAACCACAACGGAATCGACCTCCAGGGTATCGCCAGAGCCGCAGTGGTCGGCCTGACGAGCGGCAACTTCTCAGAAGGCGCCAGCACCATCACCCAGCAGCTGATCAAAAACAATGTCTTCCCCAACTTCACGGAAGAGAAAACCTTCTTTGACAGGCTGGAACGTAAAGTTCAGGAACAGTATCTCGCAGTGGCCATTGAAAAACAGATGGACAAAGATACGATCCTGGAAAGCTATATGAACACGATCAACCTCGGCCAGAACTGTCTCGGAGTACAGTCCGCGGCCAAGAGATATTTTAACAAGGATGTGTCTGAACTGACGCTGTCCGAAAGCGCGGTGATCGCAGGCATCACGCAGAATCCGTCGGATTACAATCCGATCACCAATCCGGAACTGAACGCAAAACGTCGGGATAAAGTGTTAAAAAATATGCTGGACCAGGGATATATCGACCAGGCCGCGTACGACGAGGCAAAGGCAGACGATGTTTATTCCCGTATTCAGACGGTAAACAACTCTGAGACTGACGACACTCCTTACAGCTACTTTGTGGATGCGCTCGCGGATCAGGTTACACAGGATCTGATAGACCAGCTCGGCTATACGGAGACGCAGGCATACAATGCAGTCTACAGCGGCGGCCTGAGCATCTACTCCACACAGAATCTGGATATGCAGAAAATCTGTGACGAAGAGATGAACAACGATTCCAACTATCCGGGGCTGAAAGAATACGGTCTCGATTACGCCCTCACTGTTACACGGGCGGACGGAACGGTGGAGAACTACAGTTCCGGACATATCAAACAGTATGTAAAAGAAACGTACGGCAAAGAACAGGGGCTTCTCTACTCCAGCGAGGATGAAGCGCGCGCCATGGTGGAAGAATGGAAAGCGACCATCGCCAAGGAGGGCGACACATACGACGAGTATATCAATATTTCCCCTCAGCCGCAGGCATCAGTGACCGTCATGGACCAGTACACAGGACAGATCAAAGCCATGGTAGGCGGACGGGGCGCCAAAACAACGAGCCGAAGCCTGAACCGTGCGTATAAAGGCTCCCCAAGGCAGCCCGGTTCTACATTCAAGATACTTGCCGGCTACGCGCCTGCACTCGATTCCGCGGGACAGACGCTGGCCACGATCATAAAAGACGAACCATATACGTACCGCGACGGTACGCCTCTGAAAAATGCCAGCGCAACACACCGCGGCGATATCACAATGAGGGAAGCGATACAATGGTCCGTCAACGTATGTGCGGTTAAGACGATAGAAGCGATAACTCCAAAGCTTGGATATGAATACTGTACAGAAAAATTCGGCATCACTTCGCTGGACCCGCAGAACGATGTATATGATACTCTCGTTCTCGGCGGTCTGAGCAAAGGTGTGTATAACTACCAGCTCTGTGCTGCCTATGCATCGATCGCCAACGGCGGCGTATACAATACGCCTACCTTATACACAAAGATACTTGACCACGACGGTAATGTGCTTCTGGAAGGCGCCGGCGAATCTCACACGGCCCTCAAGGACAGCACGGCCGCTCTTCTCACAAGCGCGATGGAAACGGTTGTAGAGAGCGGTACCGGTACCGCCTGCCGGCTCGACAACATGCCGGTGGCCGGTAAGACAGGTACGACAGACTCCAACAAGGACCTCTGGTTCTGCGGTTTTACCCCATACTACACCTGTGCCGTATGGGGCGGGTATGACGACGGAAAAGTAAACGGCTATGACTTGAATTTCCGCTTCCGTATATGGCGCGGCATTATGAGCCGGATCCATGCCAACCTGGAATACAAAGACTTTGAAATGCCAAATTCCATCGAGAAGAAGACGGTATGTACCAGAACAGGAAAGCTTGCGGCGCCGGGCTGCCCGACGATAACAGAATACTTCGCGAAGGATACCGCACCGACAGAGTCTTGTCCTGGCCATGTAGATACAACGCCGAAGGAAGACGACACCGACGATAAGGATACAACCGATAATCCGGACGCAAATACACAGACTCCGACAGATCCGAACCAGGGCGGCGGGACTCAGGAGCCGACTCCTACACCGACGCCCCCCACAGATCCTGAACCGACACCGCCTGTGGATCCGCCGGTAGATCCAAACCCGCCGGTGGTAGATCCGTCGACGCCCTCAACGCCTTGA